Proteins encoded within one genomic window of Triticum aestivum cultivar Chinese Spring chromosome 2D, IWGSC CS RefSeq v2.1, whole genome shotgun sequence:
- the LOC123054898 gene encoding probable sulfate transporter 3.3 has protein sequence MVGMSGAYGGHSNGGESRAPKAAVVVGAPPPEMEMEMAGAMGVVHKVAAQPAQSTASKMKGKVKETFFPDDPFRSFKGQPLRAQWVMAARYLFPVLEWLPGYSLSLFKSDLVAGLTIASLAIPQGISYAKLANLPPIIGLYSSFVPPLVYAVLGSSRDLAVGPVSIASLIMGSMLRQAVSPSAEPMLFLQLAFTSTFFAGLVQASLGILRLGFIIDFLSKATLVGFMAGAAIIVSLQQLKALLGIVHFTTQMGIVPVMASVFQHTNEWSWQTILMGACFLVLLLTARHVSIRWPRFFWISACAPLASVIVSTLLVFLFKAQNHGISIIGSLKCGLNRPSWDKLLFDPTYLGLTMKTGLVTGIISLTEGVAVGRTFASLKDYQVDGNKEMMAIGLMNIVGSCTSCYVTTGAFSRSAVNHNAGCKTAMSNVVMALTVMVTLLFLMPLFVYTPNVVLGAIIIAAVIGLIDLPAAYNIWKMDKMDFLVCLCAFAGVIFISVQEGLAIAVGISIFRVLMQITRPRMMIQGNIKGTDIYRNLHQYKEAQRVPGFLILTVEAPINFANTNYLNERTKRWIEDESSSGNKQTELRVVILDLSAVPAIDTSGIAFLIDLKKSTEKHGLELVLVNPTGEVMEKIQRANDAHDHFRPDCLYLTTGEAIASLSGFAKMATP, from the exons ATGGTGGGGATGAGCGGCGCCTACGGCGGCCACAGCAATGGCGGCGAGAGCCGGGCGCCCAAGGCGGCCGTGGTAGTCGGGGCCCCGCcgccggagatggagatggagatggcggGGGCGATGGGGGTGGTGCACAAGGTGGCGGCGCAGCCGGCGCAGAGCACGGCgagcaagatgaagggcaaggtGAAGGAGACCTTCTTCCCGGACGACCCGTTCCGGAGCTTCAAGGGGCAGCCGCTGCGGGCGCAGTGGGTGATGGCAGCCAGGTACCTGTTCCCGGTGCTGGAGTGGTTGCCCGGCTACTCGCTGTCCCTCTTCAAGTCCGACCTCGTCGCCGGCCTCACCATTGCCAGCCTTGCCATCCCCCAG GGTATCAGCTACGCGAAGCTTGCGAACCTGCCGCCGATCATAGGCCTAT ACTCGAGCTTCGTGCCGCCGCTGGTGTACGCGGTGCTGGGCAGCTCGCGGGACCTGGCGGTGGGGCCGGTGTCGATCGCGTCGCTGATCATGGGGTCGATGCTGCGGCAGGCGGTGAGCCCGTCGGCGGAGCCCATGCTGTTCCTGCAGCTGGCCTTCACCTCCACCTTCTTCGCCGGCCTCGTGCAGGCCTCGCTCGGCATCCTCAG GCTGGGGTTCATCATCGACTTCCTGTCCAAGGCGACGCTGGTGGGGTTCATGGCGGGCGCGGCCATCATCGTGTCGCTGCAGCAGCTGAAGGCGCTGCTGGGCATCGTGCACTTCACCACCCAGATGGGCATCGTCCCCGTCATGGCCTCCGTCTTCCAGCACACCAACGAG TGGTCGTGGCAGACGATACTGATGGGGGCCTGCTTCCTGGTGCTCCTGCTCACGGCCAGACATGTG AGCATCAGATGGCCAAGGTTCTTCTGGATCTCAGCGTGTGCTCCCTTGGCGTCCGTCATTGTATCCACCCTGCTCGTCTTCCTGTTCAAAGCGCAGAACCACGGCATCAGCATC ATTGGTTCGCTCAAATGTGGCCTGAATCGCCCCTCATGGGACAAACTGCTCTTCGACCCGACATATCTTGGACTCACCATGAAGACGGGCCTCGTCACCGGAATCATCTCCCTTACG GAAGGAGTAGCAGTTGGTAGGACGTTTGCTTCACTCAAGGACTACCAGGTGGACGGAAACAAAGAGATGATGGCCATCGGGTTGATGAACATTGTCGGCTCATGTACATCGTGCTATGTGACAACAG GAGCATTCTCTCGCTCTGCTGTGAACCACAATGCCGGCTGCAAGACCGCCATGTCCAATGTGGTCATGGCGCTGACGGTCATGGTCACGTTGCTGTTCCTCATGCCATTGTTCGTATACACGCCGAATGTTGTCCTTGGAGCAATCATCATCGCTGCTGTCATTGGCCTGATCGATCTCCCTGCTGCATACAACATCTGGAAGATGGACAAGATGGATTTCCTCGTGTGTCTGTGCGCATTTGCTGGTGTCATCTTCATCTCTGTCCAAGAAGGCCTTGCGATTGCG GTTGGTATATCAATATTTAGGGTATTGATGCAAATCACAAGACCAAGGATGATGATTCAAGGCAACATTAAGGGAACAGATATTTACCGGAACCTCCATCAGTATAAGGAGGCCCAAAGAGTTCCTGGGTTCTTGATATTGACAGTTGAGGCCCCCATAAACTTTGCAAACACCAACTATCTGAATGAAAG GACTAAAAGATGGATAGAGGATGAAAGTTCTTCAGGGAATAAACAAACAGAACTCCGTGTCGTAATCTTGGATCTATCAG CTGTCCCTGCAATTGACACAAGTGGCATAGCATTCCTCATTGACCTAAAGAAATCAACAGAGAAACATGGCCTAGAG CTTGTACTTGTGAATCCAACTGGAGAGGTCATGGAGAAAATACAACGAGCGAATGACGCACACGATCATTTCAGGCCGGACTGCCTGTATTTGACCACTGGAGAAGCAATCGCTTCACTTTCTGGATTTGCCAAGATGGCAACACCTTAG